A region from the Vicinamibacterales bacterium genome encodes:
- a CDS encoding SPFH domain-containing protein: MKKLIVLPVLFLVGLAVGCRTVQPDAGHEAVLVRKPLFFGSGGVDETPVKTGLKYVAFTTTGIDVNMQPLRIDVEFSDLMTTDGVPIDFHSVLTLQVTDSVKLVRDFGQDIVGDKPGFWVRNLDQPYRTAVRDAVKAHGMNEMAIQATAAEAVDKVVTEHLLTIIKDTGVPVRVLDMSLGRANPPDAILHQRVETAAQEQRINTEKQKKLAEDQRKMAEESRAAADQAYNQKMGLNSEQYVALQAIQMQREVCSKGGCTFLYGGNAVPLINMK; this comes from the coding sequence ATGAAAAAACTGATTGTATTGCCCGTACTCTTCCTCGTGGGGTTGGCCGTCGGCTGCAGAACAGTACAGCCCGATGCCGGCCACGAAGCGGTGCTCGTGCGCAAGCCCCTGTTCTTTGGCAGTGGCGGCGTGGACGAGACACCCGTGAAGACCGGCCTCAAGTATGTGGCGTTCACGACCACTGGTATCGACGTCAACATGCAGCCGTTGCGGATCGACGTTGAATTCAGTGACCTGATGACGACCGACGGCGTGCCGATCGATTTTCATTCCGTGCTGACCCTTCAAGTCACCGACAGCGTGAAGTTGGTGCGCGACTTCGGGCAGGACATCGTCGGCGACAAGCCCGGGTTCTGGGTGCGAAATCTCGATCAACCGTACCGGACGGCAGTCCGTGATGCCGTGAAGGCACACGGGATGAATGAGATGGCCATTCAAGCCACGGCCGCTGAAGCGGTCGACAAAGTGGTCACGGAACACCTGCTAACCATCATCAAGGACACAGGCGTGCCGGTGCGGGTGCTGGACATGTCGTTGGGTCGCGCCAACCCTCCCGATGCGATCCTGCACCAGCGCGTCGAGACGGCCGCGCAGGAGCAACGGATCAATACGGAAAAGCAGAAGAAGCTTGCCGAGGATCAGCGGAAGATGGCGGAGGAGAGCCGGGCGGCCGCCGACCAGGCGTACAACCAGAAGATGGGATTGAACTCCGAGCAGTACGTGGCCCTCCAAGCCATCCAGATGCAGCGCGAGGTGTGCTCAAAAGGCGGCTGCACGTTTCTCTACGGGGGCAATGCCGTCCCGCTGATCAACATGAAATAG